In the Streptomyces cinnamoneus genome, GAGAGCGCGGTCAGCGCCGTCGCGGTCAGATAGACCGCGAGCGTCACCATGAACAGCCTCTTGCGGCCGAAGAGGTCGGTCAGCCTGCCGAAGAAGAGGGCGCCGGAACAGGCGCCCGCCACATAGAGGGCCGCCGCCAGGCCCGTCACTCCGCCGGACGAGATCGACAGGCCGCTGCCCTGCTCGGACAGGCGACCCGCGATGTTGCCGACGACCGTGACCTCCAGGCCGTCCAGTACCCACACCGTGCCGAGGCCGATCACCACGGTCCAATGCCACCGGGACCAGGGGAGCCGGTCCAGGCGGGCGGGAACGGACGTAGTGATCGTCCTCGCGGTCGTCGTCACATCACCTGATTTCCCGATCGAACGCAGAACATTCACGTGAATCGGGACAAAAGCCCAACGCGGCGACATTGTCGCCCGACTGCCTCGCTACGGTTGCAGGCCGCGGCCCCGCAGCCACGACAGCGGGTCGACCGGCGCCCCGCCGCCCGGCCTGACCTCCAGGTGCAGGTGGGGGCCGGTGACGTTGCCGGTCGCCCCGACCCGGCCGATGACGGTGCCGGGGGCGACCTTGCCGGAGGTGACGACCATCGACGACAGGTGGCAGTACCAGAGCTGCGTCCCGTCATCGAGCGTCAGGACGATCCGGTAGCCGTAGGCCCCCGCCCAGCCCGCCTGGGTGACCGTGCCGCCGCCGACCGCCTTGACCGGGGTGCCGGTCGGGGCGGCGAAGTCCTCCCCCGTGTGGTTCGCCGACCACATGTTCCCCGCCTGCCCGAAGCCGGCGGTCAGGGTGTACGAGCCCACGGGGAGGGTGTACGCACCCAAGGCGCCCCGCGGGGCGGTGCGACCGGACGCCGGGGCGGCCTGGCGCTTCCCGGGCGCCGCGTGCCCCGCCGCGTGCCCCGCCGTCTGCGCACCTCCGCCGCCGACGGGTGCCTGGGCCTCTTCTTTCTCCACCCGCGCGGCCGCCGCCTCGGCTTCCGCTTCCGCCTCCGCCCGCTCCGCTTCGAACGCCTCGACGCGCTCCGCGGCCGCCTTCCGGTGCGTCTCGGCCGCCGCGTGCGCCTCCTTGTCCAGGGCCGCCTCCTCGGCGGCCGCCTGCTGCCGTTCGGCCTGCTGGAGGATGCGGGCGCGCAGGACCTCGCCGGCGTCCGCCGCGTCACGGGTGGCGGCCACCGTGACACCGGCCTCCCCGGCCCCGGAGTCCTCCCGCGCGCCGGAACGATCGTGGGAACCGCCGGCGCCACCGGAACCACGAGCGTCGCGGAAACCGTCCGAAGCACCGGATTCACCGGTCCCGGAAGCCGCCTCCGAACCGGCCCCGGAAGCCGAATCCCGTTCTTCGCCGCCACCTATCAGCGCGCCGACGCCCGGAATTCCCTGGACCAGGTCCGGCACGGATATCGGCGCCGCCGGACGGTCCTGGGCGCTCGCCATTCCGCCCGCGCCGACCGCCGCGATCACCCCGACGCCGAGCACCGCGCTGCCGCGCGCGACCGTGCCGCCGCGCTGCTTCACGACGCGGTGTCTGCCGCGGCCGGAGGGGGCGGCGGTCTCCTCGGCGGGGTTCCACTCGGCCGAGGGATCGTACGGGTCGTAGGGGTCGTGCGGTTCGTACGAACTACCGTCGAAGCCTGAGCCGTTGGACGCCACGGGGGCGCACTCCTTTCCTACCCACTCGCCTACCGGGTCGAGCGTGGGAGCCGCTCCCAGGCCGTTCGGGCTCTGGGGGGAGTGCGGAGCAGGAAGGTCTCCTACGGGCCGGCGTGCGGTCCGACCCACCCCGGTGTGATGGCCCCCCCGGTTCCGCCCACGGGATTCGGCGAAGGCGCACGGCGCCGCCTCTTGCGGCGGTGACAACAACCGCGCTGCGTTATCGAACGTTAATAGACGAGGCTGCTGCTTTCCAAGCCGAAAGCGCGAATCCGTACGGTTCTTGAGGAGAGTTCACGCGATGCCGGACTTGATCACTTGTCAGTTGTCCGTCAGCGTCACTCGCCCGTTGATCGTCAATCTTTATTCGCGTGAATACGGACGGTGCGGGTGATGACCCCGCCGCACCACCCGCCACGGGCGTGGGGAAATGACGAGCGCCCGCCCACCGGCTGTCGGTCAGCCGGTGGACGGGCGCTCGGGTTCATTCGGTCAGCCCGCCGTGGGGCGGGGGTTGCGGCCGCCGCCGTTGCCGGCGGTCCCGCCGCCCGCACCGCCACCGCTGCCGCCACGGCGGCGCGGGCGGCCGGAGCCGCCGGGACGCGCCCGGCCGGCCTGCCGCTGCGGCTGGCGCCGCGACGAGGACTGCGCCTGCGGCGCACGCTTCTGCGGCTGCGGCTGCTGCGGCGGGGCGATCACCACCGGCACCCCGCTGGGCTCCCGCGCGCCCGTGATCCGCACGAGCTCCGCGTCCTCGGGGTTCACCCGGACGGCGTTCGGCGTGATCTGCGCCGTCGCCATCATCCGGCTCATCTCGCGCCGCTGCTCCGGCAGCACGAGCGTGACCACCGTTCCCGACTCGCCGGCGCGGGCCGTGCGGCCGCCGCGGTGGAGGTAGTCCTTGTGGTCGACCGGGGGGTCGATGTTGACGACGAGGTCCAGGCCGTCGATGTGGATGCCGCGCGCCGCGACGTTGGTGGCGATCAGCGCCGTGACCTGCTCGGTCCGGAACTGCTCCAGCACGCGGTTGCGCTGCGGCTGGCTCTTGCCGCCGTGCAGCGCCGCGGCCCGGACGCCCTGCGACAGCAGCCGCTTGACCAGGCGGTCCGCACCGCGCTTGGTGTCCACGAACATGATCACGCGGCCTTCGCGCGCCGCGATCCGCGTGACGGCCGCCTTCTTCACGGTGTCGTCCGCGAGGTGCAGCAGGTGGTGCTCCATCGTGACCACCGCGCCCGCCGACGGGTCGACGGAGTGCGTCACCGGGTCGGTGAGGAAGCGCCGCACGAGCCGGTCGACGTTGCGGTCGAGGGTCGCGGAGAACAGCATCCGCTGACCGTCCGGCCGCACCTGGTCGAGCAGCCGGGTGACCTGCGGCAGGAAGCCCATGTCGGCCATCTGGTCGGCCTCGTCGAGCACCGTGATCGCCACGTCGTCGAGCCGGCAGTCACCGCGCTGGATGAGGTCCGCGAGCCGTCCCGGCGTCGCGACGAGCACCTCGGCGCCGCGCGCGAGGGTCTGCGCCTGGCGGCCGATGGACATGCCGCCGACGACCGTGACCGTCCGCAGGTTGACCGCGGTGGCGTACGGGCTGAGGGAGTCGGTGACCTGCTGGGCCAGCTCGCGCGTGGGGACGAGGACGAGCGCCAGCGG is a window encoding:
- a CDS encoding peptidoglycan DD-metalloendopeptidase family protein, whose amino-acid sequence is MASNGSGFDGSSYEPHDPYDPYDPSAEWNPAEETAAPSGRGRHRVVKQRGGTVARGSAVLGVGVIAAVGAGGMASAQDRPAAPISVPDLVQGIPGVGALIGGGEERDSASGAGSEAASGTGESGASDGFRDARGSGGAGGSHDRSGAREDSGAGEAGVTVAATRDAADAGEVLRARILQQAERQQAAAEEAALDKEAHAAAETHRKAAAERVEAFEAERAEAEAEAEAAAARVEKEEAQAPVGGGGAQTAGHAAGHAAPGKRQAAPASGRTAPRGALGAYTLPVGSYTLTAGFGQAGNMWSANHTGEDFAAPTGTPVKAVGGGTVTQAGWAGAYGYRIVLTLDDGTQLWYCHLSSMVVTSGKVAPGTVIGRVGATGNVTGPHLHLEVRPGGGAPVDPLSWLRGRGLQP
- a CDS encoding DEAD/DEAH box helicase, coding for MTRSAARPGHSERPDRPDRPGRSGRSRSANRPSGRAGGRSEAPSRRSAPQQGGEFETPVATTPALPAVESFAALDMPAALLSTLTREGVTEPFPIQAATLPNSLAGRDVLGRGRTGSGKTLAFGLALLARTAGRRAEAGRPLALVLVPTRELAQQVTDSLSPYATAVNLRTVTVVGGMSIGRQAQTLARGAEVLVATPGRLADLIQRGDCRLDDVAITVLDEADQMADMGFLPQVTRLLDQVRPDGQRMLFSATLDRNVDRLVRRFLTDPVTHSVDPSAGAVVTMEHHLLHLADDTVKKAAVTRIAAREGRVIMFVDTKRGADRLVKRLLSQGVRAAALHGGKSQPQRNRVLEQFRTEQVTALIATNVAARGIHIDGLDLVVNIDPPVDHKDYLHRGGRTARAGESGTVVTLVLPEQRREMSRMMATAQITPNAVRVNPEDAELVRITGAREPSGVPVVIAPPQQPQPQKRAPQAQSSSRRQPQRQAGRARPGGSGRPRRRGGSGGGAGGGTAGNGGGRNPRPTAG